GACCCATCCACCGATGCACCATGGCAACACCTCCCGTACCAGACGGCCACGGAGCGCCAGTCTACAAAGATGAGCCATTCCTGCCAACAGGAATCGCGTGAAAAGCCTGACATTCCGACACGGGTTCAACTCAAAAGGCGGTCCCACAAAGACAGGATCGCCTCCGGATCGGGCCAGTCGCCTTCCGACATGTCCTGACCCCGAACTCGGGGTTGGAAGATCAGGCAAGCCCTCGCCAAACCCAGAGCTGAGGCCGTACGCTCGAGGTAAGCCTCGACCGATTCGCTCATCTCCCGCACCGGCCCGCCGTAACAGAACTTCCCGGCTGCGGCCAATCGCGGAAACAGGTCCGCGAAATCATAGTACTCCGGCTCGCCAAAGTTGATTCCCTTGATCTCTGGCGCACTGAGATAAGCATCCAGTTGGTGCGAGATGTTGCCGCAACTGTGAACCCATCCGCCGCCGAACGGGGCCAGGCACTGCCGGACGTATGGCAGCGAATACCGCAAGTAGTGCTCGGGTGAAAGCATGATGCTCACGTCATCGACCACGCGGACGCCGCCGTTGGTCATGTACATCGCCCCGTGATAGCCGCCGTCCAGCGGCTCGCCAACCTCCCGCTTGAAGCGCCTGGCGAGGCGAACGAAAACCTCGGTGACGATCCGCATCAGCCGATGAAAGTAGTCCTCCTCTTCAAGCATCTCGATGAACACTTCCTGCTCTCGAAGGAGAAAAGCGGTGTTCATCGGCCCCTGAAGGTCGGGCATGAAAACGTGAACATCGGGGAACTCCTGCAGAGCACTGCGGGCCATCTGGATGAACTCGATCACCCGCGGGATCAAACCCGCACGATCCAGATGGTCGAGGTCGACCTCCAGAATCGCCTCCTTCGACGGCCGTTCGCTCACCCAGGGCATATCATGCTCCCCCATGGCCGTCTTGCATCCGAAGACGCTCGCCAGAGTGCCCACGCCAAAGTTCGGCCGCAGCGAGAGCTGCGCATCGCTCGGCGTGCGGGCCCAGCCGATAATGTCCCACAGCGATTCGATAAGCATCTTCTCAGGATCGTCAAACTGCTCTCCGAGTGTGTAGTGATCGAAGCGATGATACTCCCGAACCGGCCGTCCGCCGCGAAGCTGGTGCTCGCACAAACGCAGGTGCTGAGGCCCGACTTTCTCCATGACCTGCCGCGATTCGCTGCGGCCCAGCAGAATCGGCACGCGGTCCGGGGCCTGTCCCCGCCAGACGGCCTCCTGACGTCGCCGGCCGACCTCGATCCGGGCCGAATCGACGCTGAGCATGTCGAGCATCTGGTTCAGCGTAGGGTACATGTTGAATTGGCTCTCCAGTATGTCCGAATCTCCGTCCGACAGAACCCGGATCCCCGGCGACAGGCCCGGAACCGCTGCCGCCCGCTGTCCCTCGGCCTCTCTGAAGAAGCCTACTCCTCCGGCAACGGCCGATCCTTGGTTTCTGGAGCCCAGATCAGCACCAGCAGACCCAGAAAGTAAACGCCGCTGACCACCACCGCCCCCACGCGAAACGGATGCTCAAACTCCAGAGCAGCAAGCCATTCGCGAATCTGATTACTCGACAGCATGACAACCGCCGCCGACAGACGGGCGACGTTGTACCCGAACGCAGTACCGGTCGATCGCAGCCGCGTCGGGAAGATCTCAGGAAAATAGACCACAAACCCCCCCATCACGCTCAGGTTGAAATAACCCATGATCGGCAGCAGGACATACGCTTTCGCCGCCGAATTCAGCGTAAGGAACACGAAGGCAATCAACACGAACGAGATGATGAAGGCCCCGGCAAAGGTCTTGCGGCGGCCGATCCGGTTCGCGATCGGGGCAAAACTGGCAATGCCAAGAAAACCGCCGATGTCCTGGAACAGATTACCCCAGAACTTGACCGAGGTGATCTCCGCCGTCTTGGCGGCCCATTGGTCCCGGGGCAGACTCTCCAACCCTCCTTGAGGCGTCAAAGCATAGTTGATCAGCTCGGGCGACCAGAACGCTACGCCCCACACCCCGACGATCCCCGCCGTCGCCAGGCAAACCGCGACGATGGTGTTGGTCCGCCAGCGCGGATGGCGGAACATGCTGCCCAGGTCGCCCAACTGACGCTCAAGGTTTTCTCCGGCCTTCTTGCGGGCCTGTTGCCATCGCTCGGACTCCCTGAGCGTTTGCAGCACCAGCACCACCAGCAGAGCCGGTATCGTTCCAACAAAAAAAGCGAGACGCCAGCCGGGCACGCCATCACTGCCCGGAAACCCCTCGAAGTAGAGCTTGGCCGGATCGAAGACCTTCGAGCCGATGGCCAGGCCCAGCATGTTCCCAAGCACGGACAAGGCCGAAAAAAGCCCCAGGCACGTCGAGCGGGAATGATCCGGCATCGTCTCGGCAATCAGCGTGGCAGCAGCGGCAAACGCCCCCCCGATCCCGCATCCCATCAGAAAACGGTACAGACAGAAATCCCAGCCCGTTATCGCCAGACCGCAAAGACCGGTGAACAGCGAGTAGACCAGAATCGACGCCGACAACGTTTTGACGCGCCCCCAACGGTCGCCGACAACGCCGAAGAACAAACCACCGACGGCCCATCCGATCATCTGCGCCGCCGTCGCATAAGTCCCGTAGTCCACCACGAGCGCGTTCTTCTCCGGAAGATCGAGCAACTGCGACAGGGCCGGCGATCGAACCATCGTGAACAGTCGCTGATCCATGCAATCAAACAGCCAGGCCATCGCCCCGACACTGAACACCCACCACTGGTACGGGGCAACACCCTGATACCACGCAAGTCTCGGTTCAGCAGCCCCGCCCGTATCCGATCGATCGGCCATCCCATACCTCCCGAGAACAACTCGGCCGTCTCAGCCGATGCACCTTCGCCACAACCGCCCGGCTTGCTCCGGACCATCCACGCAGGTCATCACTGCCAGTCCGGCCGCCGGCAGGCGCCCGAAAATACGGTCCAAGTCCTGCTCGCTTAAATGCCCCCAGATCAACAGCGGCTTGCGCGCGAGGATCTTGCGGTGCACCGGCTCCAGAGTCTCGGCATCCGGGCCACCTTCGTCAATATGCAGCTCCAGAGCAATGAAGGGCATCTCCAGGTAGAACTTCGTCGGCACAAACGCCGTCGGGTGCTGGTGCATGATGCAGCCGTCGAACGATTCAGCGATTCGCTGGTCGTGCTCGCGAATGAACTCATCGTATAAATCCGGCGACAATAACGCGGCCGCGTCTTCCTGGTGCCAGATGGTCCCGGCCGGGGCCCACATGTGGTAGTAGAACGACCCGACCCCGCCGTAAAACAGCGGTATCCGCTCAAGCTGCATCCGCCCGAACGCAATCCAGAAATC
Above is a window of Phycisphaerae bacterium DNA encoding:
- a CDS encoding uroporphyrinogen decarboxylase family protein, whose product is MYPTLNQMLDMLSVDSARIEVGRRRQEAVWRGQAPDRVPILLGRSESRQVMEKVGPQHLRLCEHQLRGGRPVREYHRFDHYTLGEQFDDPEKMLIESLWDIIGWARTPSDAQLSLRPNFGVGTLASVFGCKTAMGEHDMPWVSERPSKEAILEVDLDHLDRAGLIPRVIEFIQMARSALQEFPDVHVFMPDLQGPMNTAFLLREQEVFIEMLEEEDYFHRLMRIVTEVFVRLARRFKREVGEPLDGGYHGAMYMTNGGVRVVDDVSIMLSPEHYLRYSLPYVRQCLAPFGGGWVHSCGNISHQLDAYLSAPEIKGINFGEPEYYDFADLFPRLAAAGKFCYGGPVREMSESVEAYLERTASALGLARACLIFQPRVRGQDMSEGDWPDPEAILSLWDRLLS
- a CDS encoding MFS transporter, whose translation is MADRSDTGGAAEPRLAWYQGVAPYQWWVFSVGAMAWLFDCMDQRLFTMVRSPALSQLLDLPEKNALVVDYGTYATAAQMIGWAVGGLFFGVVGDRWGRVKTLSASILVYSLFTGLCGLAITGWDFCLYRFLMGCGIGGAFAAAATLIAETMPDHSRSTCLGLFSALSVLGNMLGLAIGSKVFDPAKLYFEGFPGSDGVPGWRLAFFVGTIPALLVVLVLQTLRESERWQQARKKAGENLERQLGDLGSMFRHPRWRTNTIVAVCLATAGIVGVWGVAFWSPELINYALTPQGGLESLPRDQWAAKTAEITSVKFWGNLFQDIGGFLGIASFAPIANRIGRRKTFAGAFIISFVLIAFVFLTLNSAAKAYVLLPIMGYFNLSVMGGFVVYFPEIFPTRLRSTGTAFGYNVARLSAAVVMLSSNQIREWLAALEFEHPFRVGAVVVSGVYFLGLLVLIWAPETKDRPLPEE